One Desulfovibrio sp. genomic window carries:
- a CDS encoding tetratricopeptide repeat protein gives KNAPPTQAEEAAMAYAKGDYATAESIWRKHAEAGDGQAMNNLGVLYDLGQGVEPDMGRALHWFAESAKTGHPSGMSNYGRMLEQGRGIEANPAEAARWFDLAARQGQPEAQYNLGMLYELGRGVSQDFKAAAAWYSRAAAQQQTEALFRLGHFYRSGQGVTKNPARAVLLLYAAAMNGDTNAMKDLEEMARAEPTRPEAVLFGQRLDNTDRNSMRAALKQYGATVTREDNAYICDLYDASKVAPGARQMAICYGPGDPAPLGFLELDYAAPDNSVEALILKMVTDRFGPASAGEGDDAHLWNLGSVVVATRYEPTRGQFSLMYMVPRVYHLTRQR, from the coding sequence AAAAAACGCCCCCCCCACCCAGGCAGAGGAAGCCGCCATGGCCTACGCCAAGGGCGACTATGCCACGGCAGAGAGCATCTGGCGCAAACATGCCGAAGCGGGCGACGGTCAGGCCATGAACAACCTTGGCGTACTGTACGACCTTGGTCAGGGCGTGGAGCCCGACATGGGCCGGGCACTGCACTGGTTTGCCGAATCGGCCAAGACCGGCCACCCCTCTGGCATGAGCAACTATGGCCGTATGCTCGAGCAGGGGCGCGGCATAGAGGCCAACCCCGCCGAGGCCGCCCGCTGGTTTGACCTTGCCGCCCGGCAGGGCCAGCCCGAAGCCCAGTACAATCTGGGTATGCTGTACGAGCTTGGCCGGGGAGTATCGCAAGATTTCAAGGCCGCAGCGGCGTGGTACAGCCGTGCTGCCGCACAGCAGCAGACAGAGGCGTTGTTCCGGCTTGGGCATTTTTACCGCAGCGGGCAGGGCGTGACCAAGAACCCAGCGCGTGCGGTACTGCTGCTCTATGCCGCCGCCATGAACGGCGACACCAACGCCATGAAGGATCTGGAAGAAATGGCCCGCGCCGAACCCACACGCCCAGAGGCCGTGCTGTTCGGCCAGCGGCTGGACAATACGGACAGAAACTCCATGCGTGCGGCCCTCAAGCAGTACGGCGCCACGGTCACGCGTGAGGACAACGCTTACATCTGCGACCTCTACGACGCCTCCAAGGTTGCCCCCGGCGCGCGCCAGATGGCCATCTGCTATGGCCCCGGCGACCCTGCGCCGCTGGGCTTTCTTGAGCTGGATTATGCCGCGCCCGACAACAGCGTTGAGGCGCTCATCCTCAAGATGGTCACCGATCGCTTTGGGCCAGCCTCCGCTGGCGAGGGCGATGATGCCCACCTGTGGAACCTTGGTTC